One part of the Streptomyces sp. NBC_00286 genome encodes these proteins:
- a CDS encoding SGNH/GDSL hydrolase family protein codes for MRRSRLMAYTTSLLLAVAFALTGATAAQASEQSAATGYVALGDSYSSGVGAGSYIGSSGNCKRSTKAYPHLWAAANSPSSFHFTACSGARTGDVVANQLGPLGSGTGLVSITIGGNDAGFADVMTTCVLQSESACVARINTAKAYVDSTLPGRLDSVYSAISAKAPAAHVVVLGYPRFYKLSGSCVAGMTEGERSAINNAADYLNSAIAKRAADHGFTFGDVVPTFTGHEICSGSSWLHSVNWLNIGESYHPKAAGQSGGYLPVLKSVA; via the coding sequence ATGCGACGTTCCCGACTTATGGCATACACGACCTCATTACTCCTCGCCGTCGCTTTCGCCCTCACCGGGGCCACGGCGGCGCAGGCATCGGAACAGTCCGCGGCGACCGGCTATGTGGCCCTCGGCGACTCCTACTCCTCCGGAGTCGGCGCGGGCAGCTATATCGGCTCCAGCGGCAACTGCAAGCGCAGCACGAAGGCGTACCCGCACCTCTGGGCCGCCGCCAACTCACCCTCGTCGTTCCACTTCACGGCCTGCTCGGGCGCTCGTACGGGTGATGTCGTGGCCAACCAGCTGGGCCCGCTCGGCTCCGGCACCGGACTCGTCTCCATCACCATCGGCGGCAACGACGCCGGGTTCGCCGATGTCATGACGACCTGTGTGCTGCAGTCCGAGAGCGCCTGCGTCGCCCGCATCAACACGGCGAAGGCGTACGTCGACTCGACGCTGCCCGGCAGACTCGACTCCGTCTACTCGGCGATCAGCGCGAAGGCTCCGGCGGCCCATGTGGTCGTCCTGGGCTACCCCCGCTTCTACAAACTCAGCGGCAGCTGCGTGGCCGGCATGACCGAAGGCGAACGGTCCGCCATCAACAACGCCGCCGACTATCTGAACAGCGCCATCGCCAAGCGTGCCGCCGACCACGGCTTCACCTTCGGCGACGTCGTGCCCACCTTCACCGGGCACGAGATCTGCTCCGGCAGCTCCTGGCTGCACAGCGTCAACTGGCTGAACATCGGGGAGTCGTACCACCCGAAGGCGGCCGGACAGTCCGGCGGTTATCTGCCCGTGCTCAAGAGCGTGGCCTGA
- a CDS encoding serine/threonine-protein kinase: MSEEARSERVIAGRYRLLSPLGEGGMGTVWRARDEVLHREVAVKEVRAPAGLPAPEVERMYARLEREAWAAARVAHRNVVTVYDVAMEEGRPWIVMELVRGISLYDLLDAEGPLSPQRTAHIGAEVLAALRAAHEAGVLHRDVKPGNVLMSNDDRIILTDFGIAMVEGSSALTMTGEVIGSPEFLAPERALGRTPGPESDLWSLGVMLYAAVEGNSPFRQDTPLSTLRAVVDEELPPPRRAGPLTPVIEGLLRKEPAERLSGEAAEEDLRLIAAGGTPRTTAAAYAPTVAALPQPTRPAPHPQPAAPTAPPTPAATTTTAQPAEPAHPRRATVVLIAGLVALALAFAGLTYALLNDNGGSDESSTTGGTTGGTGNGGSTTGGEDNGGTSGGGDDGGTTTGETSGTDGGTNGGSTDGGQTSSPPPQSVEVSLSGSNTQYSGACPPPGAEAPTFTATITVGRAPAEVDYRWVTQSGEPSDPGWKSLSFSGGDTSQQVNHVETKHNADGTYENEMSVEVRSPVHATSDSVAFSVTCETETPTTGGASPTP; the protein is encoded by the coding sequence GTGTCGGAAGAGGCACGCAGTGAACGGGTGATCGCGGGGCGTTACCGCCTGTTGTCCCCGCTGGGCGAGGGCGGCATGGGGACCGTCTGGCGCGCCCGTGACGAAGTGCTGCACCGCGAGGTCGCCGTCAAGGAGGTACGCGCCCCGGCCGGGCTGCCCGCTCCCGAGGTGGAGCGGATGTACGCGCGCCTGGAGCGCGAGGCCTGGGCCGCGGCCCGGGTGGCGCACCGGAACGTGGTGACGGTGTACGACGTGGCCATGGAAGAGGGCCGCCCCTGGATCGTGATGGAGCTGGTCCGCGGCATCTCTCTCTACGACCTCCTGGACGCCGAGGGCCCGCTGTCGCCGCAGCGCACCGCGCACATCGGTGCCGAGGTGCTGGCCGCACTGCGCGCCGCGCACGAGGCCGGGGTACTGCACCGCGACGTGAAGCCCGGCAACGTACTGATGTCGAACGACGACCGCATCATCCTCACCGACTTCGGCATCGCCATGGTCGAGGGCAGCTCCGCACTCACCATGACGGGCGAGGTGATCGGCTCGCCGGAGTTCCTGGCGCCGGAGCGTGCGCTGGGGCGCACGCCGGGTCCCGAGTCCGACCTGTGGTCGCTGGGCGTGATGCTGTACGCGGCGGTCGAGGGAAACTCGCCGTTCCGCCAGGACACCCCGCTCAGCACCCTGCGCGCGGTCGTCGACGAGGAGCTGCCGCCGCCGCGCCGTGCGGGCCCGCTGACCCCGGTCATCGAGGGCCTGTTGCGCAAGGAACCGGCCGAACGACTCTCGGGCGAGGCCGCCGAGGAAGACCTGCGCCTGATCGCGGCAGGCGGCACGCCTCGTACGACAGCCGCCGCCTACGCGCCGACCGTCGCGGCCCTCCCCCAGCCGACCCGGCCCGCACCACACCCCCAGCCGGCCGCTCCCACCGCGCCCCCGACCCCCGCCGCCACGACCACCACCGCACAGCCCGCCGAGCCCGCCCATCCCCGGCGCGCCACGGTCGTCCTGATCGCGGGCCTGGTCGCCCTCGCGCTCGCCTTCGCGGGACTGACGTACGCCCTGCTCAATGACAACGGAGGGAGCGACGAGAGCAGCACCACCGGTGGCACCACGGGCGGCACCGGCAACGGCGGCTCCACGACCGGCGGCGAGGACAACGGCGGTACGAGCGGAGGCGGCGACGACGGCGGTACGACCACCGGCGAGACTTCGGGCACGGACGGTGGCACGAACGGCGGCTCGACGGACGGCGGCCAGACGAGCTCCCCGCCTCCCCAGTCCGTCGAGGTGTCGTTGTCGGGCTCCAACACGCAGTACAGCGGCGCCTGTCCGCCGCCGGGAGCGGAGGCGCCCACGTTCACGGCGACGATCACGGTGGGCCGCGCCCCGGCGGAGGTCGACTACCGCTGGGTGACACAGAGCGGGGAGCCCTCGGATCCGGGCTGGAAGTCGCTGTCGTTCTCCGGCGGTGACACGTCCCAGCAGGTCAACCATGTGGAGACGAAGCACAACGCCGACGGCACCTACGAGAACGAGATGAGCGTCGAGGTCCGTAGCCCCGTACATGCGACGTCCGACTCGGTGGCGTTCTCGGTGACGTGTGAGACGGAGACCCCGACAACGGGCGGGGCCTCCCCTACGCCGTAG
- a CDS encoding HoxN/HupN/NixA family nickel/cobalt transporter → MGTLALLLVPAGTAAAHPLGNFTVNRYDGLVIGPEKLRIDHVEDLAEIPATQAKPQIKEAGKASWARERCATAAGKSRVTVDGREVALKAGESRVQVRPGQAGLETLRVECRWTAPLPKGEFSLGFRASVDNGPGWREVTARGDRMTLASSDVPTKSVSRELSSYPEELLQSPEDTATASMTVRPGGPALAEENADAPASSILPRGADRFTRALDDLVARHDLSTGFAALALVIAVVLGAMHALAPGHGKTLMAATAAARGGRASMRDVLPLAASVTVTHTLGVVALGLLVTAGSAAAPSVVTWLGITSGALVMAAGLTLVRKAWRARAHRHEHAPGHDHSHGHEDGHTHDHDHGHAHGHTHDHENHEHPHGDTHHHGDTHEHAEQHERPLVLAHAADGGARTSAPGQASALLEAPARTEPHPPGHHHAHTDQHDHAQAHGHDHKRKHSHSGHTHTHTHGGFTHTHEIAPTVRGTILLGFAGGLVPSPSAVVVLVGAAALGKAWFGFLLVLAYGVGLALTLTAAGVAVVKLGSGVSRLLENGPRWTGGPVAALVRRNVALGSAFVVVALGAGLVLQGAATALG, encoded by the coding sequence ATGGGCACCCTCGCTCTGCTGCTTGTCCCCGCGGGGACCGCGGCCGCGCACCCGCTCGGCAACTTCACCGTCAATCGGTACGACGGGCTCGTCATCGGTCCCGAGAAGCTGCGGATCGACCATGTGGAGGACCTGGCGGAGATCCCGGCGACCCAGGCCAAGCCTCAGATCAAGGAGGCGGGCAAGGCGAGTTGGGCCCGGGAGCGGTGCGCGACGGCGGCCGGGAAGAGCCGGGTGACCGTGGACGGGCGCGAGGTCGCGCTGAAGGCCGGCGAGAGCCGCGTACAGGTGCGGCCAGGGCAGGCCGGGCTCGAGACGCTCCGAGTGGAGTGCCGTTGGACAGCGCCGCTGCCGAAGGGTGAGTTCTCCCTCGGCTTTCGCGCCTCCGTCGACAACGGGCCCGGCTGGCGCGAGGTCACCGCGCGAGGCGACCGGATGACCCTCGCCTCCTCGGACGTTCCCACGAAGTCCGTGTCGCGCGAACTGAGCAGCTACCCCGAGGAGTTGCTGCAGTCCCCGGAGGACACGGCGACCGCGTCGATGACGGTCCGCCCCGGCGGTCCCGCCCTCGCCGAGGAGAACGCCGACGCCCCCGCCTCCTCCATACTTCCGCGCGGCGCCGACCGGTTCACCCGCGCCCTGGACGATCTGGTGGCCCGGCACGACCTGAGTACGGGCTTCGCGGCGCTGGCCCTCGTCATCGCGGTGGTCCTGGGCGCCATGCACGCGCTCGCGCCCGGTCACGGCAAGACGCTGATGGCCGCGACGGCCGCGGCCCGCGGCGGCCGGGCCAGCATGCGCGACGTCCTCCCCCTGGCCGCGTCGGTGACGGTCACCCACACCCTGGGCGTGGTCGCGCTCGGCCTGCTGGTCACGGCCGGCTCGGCTGCGGCGCCTTCTGTGGTGACGTGGCTGGGCATCACGAGCGGCGCCCTGGTGATGGCGGCGGGCCTGACGCTCGTACGCAAGGCCTGGCGCGCCCGGGCCCACCGGCACGAGCACGCTCCGGGCCATGACCACAGCCATGGGCACGAAGACGGCCACACACACGATCACGATCACGGGCATGCGCACGGCCACACACACGATCACGAAAACCACGAACACCCGCATGGCGACACCCATCACCACGGGGACACCCACGAGCACGCCGAACAGCACGAGCGCCCTCTCGTCCTCGCCCACGCGGCGGACGGCGGAGCCCGCACCTCCGCGCCCGGCCAAGCCTCAGCGCTCCTGGAAGCCCCCGCCCGCACCGAACCCCACCCGCCCGGCCACCACCACGCACACACCGACCAGCACGATCACGCACAGGCGCACGGCCACGACCACAAGCGCAAGCACTCCCACTCCGGCCACACCCACACGCACACCCACGGCGGCTTCACCCACACGCACGAGATCGCGCCCACCGTGCGCGGCACGATCCTGCTCGGCTTCGCCGGCGGGCTGGTGCCGAGCCCCTCTGCCGTCGTCGTCCTGGTGGGCGCCGCCGCGCTCGGCAAGGCCTGGTTCGGGTTCCTGCTCGTTCTCGCGTACGGCGTCGGGCTCGCCCTGACGCTGACGGCGGCCGGGGTCGCCGTGGTCAAGCTGGGCAGCGGGGTCAGCCGTCTGCTGGAGAACGGACCCCGCTGGACCGGCGGCCCGGTCGCCGCGCTGGTGCGCAGGAACGTCGCCCTCGGCTCCGCGTTCGTCGTCGTGGCCCTTGGGGCTGGATTGGTACTCCAAGGGGCGGCAACCGCGCTCGGTTGA
- a CDS encoding tetratricopeptide repeat protein, whose protein sequence is MSPRENEDGAVEAEQQTARTDAAAPTEGEDTPQSTEPTPDSAPGRPEAAPESRRARVVRLAACTVALAVAMTAGAVVIGSRDDGGVKAVASVPGTAPELLAGGNLNESISALQGHLKAQPKDFSGWATLGVAYVEQARTNGDPSRYPQAQRALDRSLKLKPDNDPALAGRSALAAARHDFPGALRYAENALEENPYNERALSSRIDALVELGRYDEALKASDQADARRPGIPVFTRYAYVRELRGDVPTARRVLEQALSSATAPGDVAYVATSLGQLAWREGEYETALTHYARALRADRTYLPALEGRARAQAANGDQAAAIRGMEEVVAGFPLPGPLVALGELYEARGAEGDKAKARDQYALVDAWTALARANGVNADLDTALAAADHGDRESALRAARAEWDRRETVHTADALAWALHVNGRDEEALPYARRATATGYRDATFLYHRGMIEHANGNKKEARDNLSAALELNPGFSPVGAKAARTALNELGGAK, encoded by the coding sequence ATGTCCCCGCGCGAGAACGAGGACGGCGCCGTCGAGGCCGAGCAGCAGACGGCTCGTACGGACGCCGCCGCGCCCACCGAGGGCGAGGACACGCCCCAATCCACGGAGCCCACGCCGGACTCCGCACCGGGCCGCCCCGAGGCGGCGCCGGAGTCGCGGCGGGCTCGGGTGGTGCGGCTGGCCGCTTGCACTGTGGCCCTCGCCGTTGCGATGACCGCGGGGGCCGTCGTGATCGGGTCCCGGGATGACGGTGGGGTGAAGGCCGTGGCCTCCGTGCCCGGGACCGCGCCCGAGTTGCTGGCCGGGGGGAATCTCAACGAAAGCATTTCCGCGCTCCAGGGGCACCTGAAGGCGCAGCCCAAGGACTTCAGCGGGTGGGCCACGCTCGGTGTCGCGTACGTCGAGCAGGCGCGCACCAACGGCGACCCGTCGCGTTATCCGCAGGCACAGCGTGCGCTGGACCGGTCGCTGAAGCTGAAGCCCGACAACGACCCGGCGCTCGCCGGCCGGTCGGCGCTGGCCGCCGCGCGGCACGACTTCCCCGGGGCGCTGCGGTACGCGGAGAACGCGCTGGAGGAGAACCCGTACAACGAGCGGGCGTTGTCCTCGCGGATCGACGCGCTGGTCGAACTCGGCCGCTACGACGAGGCGTTGAAGGCCTCTGACCAAGCCGACGCCCGGCGCCCCGGCATCCCCGTCTTCACCCGGTACGCCTACGTACGCGAGCTGCGCGGCGACGTACCCACCGCGCGGCGCGTCCTGGAGCAGGCGCTCAGCAGTGCCACGGCGCCCGGAGACGTGGCGTACGTGGCGACCTCGCTCGGTCAACTCGCCTGGCGCGAGGGCGAGTACGAGACCGCCCTGACGCACTACGCACGGGCACTGCGAGCAGACCGCACCTACCTCCCGGCCCTGGAGGGCCGCGCCCGCGCCCAGGCCGCGAACGGCGACCAGGCGGCGGCGATCCGCGGCATGGAGGAGGTCGTGGCCGGCTTTCCGCTGCCCGGCCCGCTGGTCGCGCTGGGCGAGTTGTACGAGGCCCGGGGCGCCGAGGGCGACAAGGCGAAGGCCCGCGACCAGTACGCCCTGGTCGACGCGTGGACCGCGCTGGCCCGCGCGAACGGCGTCAACGCCGACCTCGACACGGCCCTCGCGGCGGCCGACCACGGCGACCGCGAGTCCGCCCTGCGCGCCGCGCGGGCCGAGTGGGACCGCCGCGAGACCGTGCACACCGCGGACGCCCTCGCCTGGGCCCTGCACGTCAACGGCCGCGACGAGGAAGCCCTCCCCTACGCCCGCCGCGCCACGGCCACCGGCTACCGCGACGCCACCTTCCTCTACCACCGCGGCATGATCGAACACGCCAACGGCAACAAGAAGGAAGCCCGCGACAACCTGTCGGCGGCACTCGAACTCAACCCGGGCTTCTCCCCGGTGGGCGCCAAAGCGGCCCGTACGGCCCTGAACGAACTGGGCGGTGCCAAGTGA
- a CDS encoding DUF4331 domain-containing protein produces MTPNTRRIVGRRGLATLVCGALATGSLAAAGVTALAPQEASASSHREAPLISGTPQFDNTDLYAFVSPDAPDTTTIVANVIPFEEPAGGPNFYTFAEDAQYDIHIDKDGDAQGDLLFRYTFDTHVKNDKSFLYNTGPVESLDDPDLNITQTYDLQLLQLKDQKAVKRTYVADDVPVAPSNVGKASMPDYAKLRDQAVKELGSYDAKTFAGQADDPFFADLRVFDLLYGGNLSEVGNDTLKEYNVNSIALQLPNEFIQESAKQPVVGIWATTNRKGADGKFRQVSRLGNPLVNEVVNPIKDKDTFNASAPWDDAQFLKNVTEPELPKLIEAIYKIPAPDEPRNDLVDVFLKGVPDLNQPPHVRASEMLRLNTSIKPAAKPKRLGVLDGDNAGFPNGRRLTDDVIDASLQVVEGELLGAKNDLGDAVNKNDKEFEKSFPFVALPTEGSRGPLAKGTDATKGDVRNQLGDALTPTGTSGSNIGGMDDTTLIAVSAVSGAAGFLLIGTGLMWWRSRRRIRGYY; encoded by the coding sequence ATGACACCTAACACCCGCAGGATCGTGGGACGCAGGGGCCTCGCGACCCTCGTCTGTGGTGCGCTGGCTACCGGATCGCTAGCAGCCGCAGGCGTGACCGCGCTCGCGCCTCAGGAGGCGAGCGCCTCCAGCCACCGGGAGGCCCCGCTGATCTCGGGGACGCCGCAGTTCGACAACACGGACCTGTACGCGTTCGTGAGCCCGGACGCCCCCGACACCACGACGATCGTCGCGAACGTGATCCCCTTCGAGGAGCCGGCGGGCGGACCGAACTTCTACACGTTCGCCGAGGACGCCCAGTACGACATCCACATCGACAAGGACGGCGACGCGCAGGGCGATCTGCTCTTCCGCTACACGTTCGACACGCACGTCAAGAACGACAAGAGCTTCCTGTACAACACGGGGCCGGTCGAGAGCCTGGACGACCCCGACCTGAACATCACGCAGACCTACGACCTTCAGCTGCTGCAGCTGAAGGACCAGAAGGCCGTGAAGCGGACGTACGTCGCGGACGATGTGCCGGTCGCGCCGTCGAACGTCGGCAAGGCGTCGATGCCGGACTACGCCAAGCTGCGTGACCAGGCGGTCAAGGAGCTGGGGTCGTACGACGCCAAGACCTTCGCAGGTCAGGCGGACGACCCGTTCTTCGCGGACCTGCGGGTCTTCGACCTGCTGTACGGCGGGAACCTGTCGGAGGTCGGCAACGACACTCTCAAGGAATACAACGTCAACTCCATCGCCCTGCAGCTGCCGAACGAGTTCATCCAGGAGTCGGCCAAGCAGCCGGTCGTCGGGATCTGGGCGACGACGAACCGCAAGGGCGCGGACGGGAAGTTCAGGCAGGTCTCGCGGCTCGGGAACCCGCTGGTGAACGAGGTCGTCAACCCGATCAAGGACAAGGACACGTTCAACGCGTCCGCGCCGTGGGACGACGCCCAGTTCCTGAAGAACGTGACGGAACCGGAGCTGCCGAAGCTCATCGAGGCGATCTACAAGATCCCCGCGCCGGACGAGCCCAGGAACGACCTCGTGGACGTCTTCCTGAAGGGCGTACCCGACCTCAACCAGCCGCCGCACGTACGGGCTTCGGAGATGCTGCGGCTCAACACGTCGATCAAGCCGGCGGCGAAGCCGAAGCGGCTCGGTGTGCTGGACGGCGACAACGCGGGCTTCCCGAACGGGCGCCGGCTCACGGACGACGTGATCGACGCCTCGCTTCAGGTCGTCGAGGGTGAACTGCTCGGCGCCAAGAACGACTTGGGTGACGCGGTCAACAAGAACGACAAGGAATTCGAGAAGTCCTTCCCGTTCGTCGCTCTGCCGACCGAGGGTTCGCGCGGTCCGCTGGCCAAGGGCACGGATGCCACCAAGGGCGATGTGCGCAACCAGCTCGGTGACGCGCTGACGCCCACGGGTACGAGTGGCAGCAACATCGGCGGCATGGACGACACCACGCTGATCGCCGTGTCGGCGGTGTCTGGTGCGGCTGGCTTCCTGCTGATCGGCACCGGCCTGATGTGGTGGCGCAGCCGACGCCGGATCCGCGGCTACTACTAA
- a CDS encoding sigma-70 family RNA polymerase sigma factor — protein sequence MQADELLVLVAKGDQKAFEDLYGLVSGPVFGLVRRVVRDPAQSEEVAQEVLLELWRSAARYDPGRGSALSWVLTLAHRRAVDRVRSARAAGEREMREAQRANGPAFDQVAEEVEAGLEREWVRRCLDTLTTLQRQSVTLAYYDGYTYREVAERLSLPLGTVKTRMRDGLTRLRECLGGAV from the coding sequence GTGCAGGCGGACGAACTTCTGGTGCTCGTGGCCAAAGGCGACCAGAAGGCTTTCGAGGATCTGTACGGACTGGTGTCCGGACCGGTCTTCGGTCTGGTGCGCCGCGTGGTGAGGGACCCGGCCCAGTCGGAGGAGGTCGCCCAAGAAGTGCTGCTCGAACTCTGGCGCTCCGCCGCCCGCTACGACCCCGGCCGAGGCAGTGCGCTGTCCTGGGTCCTGACCCTCGCGCACCGCCGCGCCGTCGACCGGGTGCGCAGCGCCCGCGCGGCCGGCGAACGCGAGATGCGCGAGGCCCAGCGCGCCAACGGGCCCGCCTTCGACCAGGTCGCCGAGGAGGTCGAGGCAGGCCTCGAACGCGAATGGGTACGCCGCTGCCTGGACACGCTCACCACACTGCAACGCCAGTCCGTCACCCTCGCCTACTACGACGGCTACACGTACCGTGAAGTGGCCGAGCGCCTCTCATTACCGCTCGGCACGGTCAAGACGCGCATGCGCGACGGACTCACACGGTTGCGCGAATGCCTGGGAGGTGCCGTATGA
- a CDS encoding anti-sigma factor → MTVLFRRGELHSLAAPYALDALDPREQQRFEKHLKRCDSCAAEVRLLREDAVRLAWNTAAPPPAAMRDRVLMAVRTTPQEAAPGQTAQGPQPHQRARQQPLPGMRAVRPRPSRLHGLLSPLAATTAAAALVVAALFGVQASRTQDQLDQERTQAREIANILAAPDAAASAGRISGGQSINVVASASARAAVVTPAGLGNPTNGRVHQLWLMRPEVQPRSLGLFEGDTPLLATDLNPDATSLAVTVEPQGGSPQPTSAPVVQLALKSVGFGE, encoded by the coding sequence ATGACCGTCCTCTTCAGGCGCGGCGAACTACATTCGCTGGCCGCCCCGTACGCCCTCGACGCCCTGGATCCCCGCGAACAGCAGCGTTTCGAGAAGCACTTGAAGCGCTGCGACAGCTGCGCCGCCGAGGTGCGCCTGCTGCGCGAGGACGCGGTCCGCCTCGCGTGGAACACGGCCGCCCCGCCGCCGGCCGCGATGCGCGACCGGGTCCTCATGGCCGTACGGACGACACCCCAGGAGGCCGCTCCGGGGCAGACCGCCCAGGGTCCGCAGCCGCATCAGCGGGCCAGACAGCAGCCGCTGCCCGGGATGCGTGCCGTACGGCCGCGTCCCTCGCGGCTGCACGGCCTGCTGTCCCCGCTCGCCGCCACCACGGCCGCTGCGGCGCTCGTCGTCGCGGCGCTGTTCGGCGTCCAGGCGTCCCGCACCCAGGACCAGCTCGACCAGGAGCGGACCCAGGCACGTGAGATCGCCAACATTCTCGCGGCCCCTGATGCCGCCGCGAGTGCCGGACGCATCTCAGGCGGACAGAGCATCAATGTCGTCGCGTCCGCCTCGGCGCGCGCCGCCGTGGTCACCCCAGCGGGCCTCGGCAACCCGACGAACGGAAGGGTTCACCAACTGTGGCTCATGCGACCAGAGGTCCAACCGCGCTCCCTGGGCCTGTTCGAGGGCGACACGCCCTTGCTCGCCACGGATTTGAATCCCGACGCGACCTCACTCGCTGTCACCGTCGAGCCACAGGGCGGCTCTCCACAGCCCACATCTGCACCAGTTGTCCAACTCGCCCTGAAATCAGTCGGATTCGGAGAGTAA
- a CDS encoding ABC transporter permease, giving the protein MSALAYDTTAMLGRQLQRVRHNPGLLILTQTMPITMLLFFGYVFGSALAMPGAEYRSFLVPGLLVATAANGIMTGMFQAAQDSHRGVMDRFRTLPMSRAAVPLGQAASDLVLTAAGMVPLLLVGLAVGWRVEGSALEAVAAVALLLLFRFAMAWIGILLGLLSQSEEAAGQLGGATFILPLLSNAYIPTDNLPGWLRTMAEWNPISAVTTAVRDLFGNAPVPEGAAWPVAHPVAGSLAWCAALIAVFLPLAVRRYATGGR; this is encoded by the coding sequence ATGAGTGCCCTCGCGTACGACACCACGGCCATGCTCGGCCGGCAGCTTCAGCGGGTCCGGCACAATCCCGGGCTGCTGATCCTCACTCAGACGATGCCGATCACGATGCTGTTGTTCTTCGGCTATGTCTTCGGCAGCGCGCTCGCCATGCCGGGCGCCGAGTACCGCTCGTTCCTGGTGCCGGGGCTGCTGGTGGCGACCGCGGCGAACGGGATCATGACGGGGATGTTCCAGGCGGCCCAGGACTCGCACCGGGGCGTGATGGACCGTTTCCGTACGCTGCCGATGAGCCGGGCCGCGGTGCCGCTGGGTCAGGCGGCGTCCGATCTGGTGCTGACCGCCGCGGGCATGGTGCCCCTGTTGCTGGTCGGGCTCGCGGTGGGCTGGCGCGTTGAGGGGTCGGCGCTGGAGGCCGTGGCGGCCGTCGCGTTGCTGCTGCTGTTCCGGTTCGCCATGGCGTGGATCGGGATTCTGCTCGGGCTCTTGTCCCAGAGCGAGGAGGCGGCGGGGCAGTTGGGTGGGGCGACCTTCATCCTGCCGCTGCTGTCGAATGCGTACATTCCGACGGACAATCTGCCGGGCTGGCTGCGCACGATGGCCGAGTGGAACCCGATCAGCGCGGTGACGACGGCGGTGCGGGATCTGTTCGGCAATGCGCCGGTGCCGGAGGGTGCCGCCTGGCCCGTGGCGCATCCGGTGGCGGGATCGCTGGCCTGGTGCGCGGCACTGATCGCGGTGTTCCTGCCGCTCGCCGTCCGCCGGTACGCGACCGGCGGACGCTGA
- a CDS encoding ATP-binding cassette domain-containing protein: MTSTYAVLSEGLEKGFGEVHALRGLDLAVAGGTVCGMLGPNGAGKTTAVRVLTTLLRPDAGSARIAGHDLVREPDAVRRAIGVTGQYASVDGDLTGRENLRLFAKLRRVPKAQARADELLDRFELAEAADRPTSTYSGGMRRRLDLAASLITRPEVLFLDEPTTGLDPASRNQIWQAVRDLAADGTTVLLTTQYLEEADQLADDIALVDEGRVAHTGSPAALKALIGSYAEVVVAHADAMAAAAVVLDQLTGAEPHFDRERHAVGAVTTDPTLTLPRLVRELDAAAVPLLDASLRPPSLDDVFLRLTDRPTDRKDFVA, encoded by the coding sequence ATGACTTCTACGTACGCTGTACTTAGTGAAGGGCTCGAGAAGGGCTTCGGGGAGGTCCACGCCCTGCGTGGGCTGGACCTCGCCGTCGCCGGCGGCACGGTCTGCGGGATGCTCGGGCCGAACGGCGCAGGCAAGACCACGGCCGTACGGGTCCTGACGACGCTGCTACGGCCCGACGCGGGGTCCGCGCGGATCGCGGGCCACGACCTCGTACGGGAGCCGGACGCGGTCCGCCGCGCCATCGGCGTGACGGGCCAGTACGCCTCGGTCGACGGCGACCTCACGGGGCGGGAGAACCTGCGGCTCTTCGCGAAGCTGCGCCGCGTCCCGAAGGCGCAGGCCCGCGCCGACGAACTCCTCGACCGCTTCGAGCTCGCCGAAGCCGCGGACCGCCCCACGTCCACGTACTCCGGCGGCATGCGGCGCCGCCTCGACCTGGCCGCGAGCCTCATCACGCGGCCCGAGGTGCTGTTTCTGGACGAGCCGACGACCGGACTCGACCCGGCCAGCCGCAACCAGATCTGGCAGGCGGTACGCGACCTCGCCGCGGACGGTACGACGGTGCTGCTGACCACGCAGTATCTGGAGGAAGCCGATCAACTGGCCGACGACATCGCCCTGGTGGACGAGGGCAGGGTCGCCCACACCGGTTCACCCGCCGCGCTCAAGGCGCTCATCGGCTCGTACGCGGAAGTCGTCGTCGCGCACGCGGACGCGATGGCCGCGGCGGCGGTCGTACTCGATCAACTCACCGGCGCCGAACCGCACTTCGATCGTGAGCGGCACGCCGTCGGCGCCGTCACCACCGATCCGACGCTCACGCTTCCCCGTCTCGTACGCGAACTGGACGCCGCGGCCGTGCCGTTGCTCGACGCGAGTCTGCGTCCGCCGAGCCTCGACGACGTGTTCCTGCGTCTGACCGACCGCCCGACCGACCGTAAGGACTTCGTGGCATGA